A region from the Methanocaldococcus sp. genome encodes:
- a CDS encoding BsaWI family type II restriction enzyme: protein MEITNISKILEKEREKYIKNKVEEYLKQGFSKDDAINKANQSWRTYIGHRIQDVIYNLLKKFLENSELKVTTDKVLSSQNLSEELDKVKRLIAVSYGKYLFLPDADIIVYKVENNNVRIIAIISVKNSFRERGFETTYWKLKLKESPVTSHIKVFLATPDKDNEISYKCPNGKPKKMRIILEYELDGIYFLKDDFEETEKAKHFEKIVEDIIEISKKL, encoded by the coding sequence ATGGAGATAACCAACATATCTAAGATTTTAGAAAAAGAAAGAGAAAAATACATCAAAAATAAAGTTGAAGAATATTTAAAACAAGGTTTTTCCAAAGATGATGCGATAAATAAGGCAAATCAATCGTGGAGAACCTATATTGGTCATAGAATTCAAGATGTAATTTATAATCTTCTCAAAAAATTCTTAGAAAATAGTGAATTAAAAGTAACAACAGACAAAGTTTTAAGTAGTCAAAATCTATCTGAAGAGTTAGATAAAGTTAAACGATTGATAGCAGTAAGTTACGGCAAATACTTATTCCTTCCAGATGCAGATATTATCGTTTATAAAGTTGAAAATAATAATGTGAGAATAATAGCAATTATTTCAGTTAAAAATTCTTTTAGAGAAAGAGGATTCGAAACAACATATTGGAAACTAAAATTAAAAGAATCTCCTGTAACTTCCCATATAAAGGTATTTTTAGCTACTCCAGATAAAGATAATGAAATTTCATATAAATGTCCTAATGGAAAGCCTAAAAAAATGAGGATAATTTTAGAATACGAACTTGATGGAATATATTTCCTAAAAGATGACTTTGAAGAAACAGAAAAAGCAAAACATTTTGAAAAAATTGTTGAAGATATTATAGAAATTTCTAAGAAATTATAA
- a CDS encoding protein kinase — protein MKIKEEILKKIPENILNIDVLNKLEEIKKVKIIDVLGKGHKGVVLKGIYNNKEVAIKIPRKDSPKNTIKNEAMILKMLEKYNIAPKVYDYGEDYLIMEFIDGEELKSAVDKLEKNKLLKVVEDILRITLKLDNLGIEHKEIQGGRHFLITNEKTYIIDFDKAKIKKTTKNFTGAIALLFGEGKISKTIRGKLNINNDEITFIRKFAKTYKKL, from the coding sequence TTGAAAATTAAAGAGGAGATTTTAAAAAAAATTCCAGAAAATATATTAAATATAGATGTCTTAAATAAATTAGAGGAGATTAAAAAAGTAAAAATTATAGATGTCTTAGGAAAGGGACATAAGGGGGTTGTATTAAAAGGAATATACAATAATAAAGAGGTGGCTATAAAAATTCCAAGAAAGGATAGTCCAAAAAATACTATAAAAAATGAGGCAATGATTTTAAAGATGTTAGAAAAATATAACATTGCACCAAAAGTTTATGACTATGGTGAAGATTATTTAATTATGGAATTTATAGATGGGGAGGAGTTAAAGTCAGCAGTAGATAAGTTAGAAAAAAATAAATTATTAAAGGTTGTTGAAGATATATTAAGGATTACTTTAAAACTTGACAACCTTGGAATAGAGCATAAAGAAATTCAAGGGGGAAGACATTTTTTAATAACCAATGAAAAAACTTACATTATTGACTTTGATAAGGCAAAGATAAAAAAAACTACTAAAAACTTTACTGGGGCAATTGCATTATTATTTGGTGAAGGTAAAATATCAAAAACAATTAGAGGAAAACTGAATATTAATAATGATGAAATAACTTTCATAAGAAAATTTGCAAAAACTTATAAAAAACTTTAA
- a CDS encoding methionine adenosyltransferase has product MRNIIVKKLDIEPIEEREVEIVERKGLGHPDSICDGIAESVSRALCKMYIEKFGTILHHNTDQVELVGGHAYPKFGGGELVSPIYILLSGRATMEIYDREKNEIIKLPVGTTAVKAAKEYLKKVLRNIDVDKDVIIDCRIGQGSMDLIDVFERQKNKVPLANDTSFGVGYAPLSTTEKLVLETERFLNSDELKKEIPAVGEDIKVMGLREGNKITLTIAMAVVDKYVKNIEEYKEVIRKVKEKVEDLAKKIANGYEVEVNINTADDYERGSVYLTVTGTSSEMGDDGSVGRGNRVNGLITPFRPMSMEAASGKNPVNHVGKIYNILANLIANDIAKLEGVKECYVRILSQIGKPINEPKALDIEIITEDGYDIKDIEPKAKEIANKWLDNIMEVQKMIVEGKVNTF; this is encoded by the coding sequence ATGAGAAACATAATTGTAAAAAAATTAGATATTGAGCCAATAGAAGAAAGAGAGGTTGAGATCGTTGAAAGAAAAGGGTTGGGACATCCGGATTCAATTTGTGACGGTATAGCAGAAAGCGTTAGTAGGGCATTATGTAAAATGTATATTGAAAAATTTGGAACTATTTTGCACCACAATACAGATCAGGTAGAACTTGTTGGAGGTCATGCTTATCCAAAGTTTGGTGGAGGAGAACTTGTAAGTCCAATATATATTTTATTATCTGGTAGAGCCACAATGGAAATCTATGATAGAGAAAAGAACGAAATTATTAAATTGCCTGTTGGAACTACAGCAGTTAAAGCCGCCAAAGAATACTTAAAAAAGGTTCTAAGAAATATTGATGTTGATAAAGATGTAATTATTGATTGTAGAATTGGACAGGGGAGTATGGATTTAATAGATGTTTTTGAAAGGCAAAAAAATAAAGTTCCTTTGGCAAATGATACATCATTTGGTGTTGGCTACGCTCCATTATCAACAACTGAAAAATTAGTTTTAGAAACAGAGAGATTTTTAAACAGTGATGAATTAAAAAAAGAAATTCCAGCAGTAGGAGAGGATATAAAAGTTATGGGTTTAAGAGAAGGGAATAAGATAACTTTAACTATTGCTATGGCTGTTGTTGATAAGTATGTTAAAAACATAGAGGAATATAAAGAAGTTATTAGAAAAGTAAAAGAAAAAGTTGAAGATTTGGCTAAAAAAATAGCAAATGGATATGAAGTAGAAGTAAATATAAATACTGCAGATGATTATGAAAGAGGAAGTGTCTATTTAACTGTTACAGGAACTTCTTCAGAAATGGGAGATGATGGTTCTGTTGGTAGAGGGAATAGGGTTAATGGATTAATAACACCATTTAGACCTATGAGTATGGAAGCGGCGAGCGGTAAAAACCCAGTAAATCATGTTGGAAAGATTTATAATATATTAGCTAACTTAATAGCAAATGATATAGCAAAATTAGAAGGAGTTAAGGAGTGTTATGTAAGAATATTGAGTCAAATTGGTAAGCCAATAAATGAACCAAAGGCATTAGATATAGAGATTATAACAGAAGATGGTTATGATATAAAGGATATTGAGCCAAAGGCAAAAGAAATCGCCAATAAATGGTTAGATAATATTATGGAAGTTCAAAAAATGATAGTTGAAGGGAAAGTAAATACATTCTAA
- a CDS encoding KEOPS complex subunit Pcc1 produces the protein MRVNLKLKLDIPKEVCKSLEVDNYIKDDITIKLQCEKEPILYVKTHSIGSLKSILDDFFRCLDVSMKTYYLTKKDKDEKLVIRNVIKDDLDSFLNLYFKAYRGFDKYYYKTRRWAKWYFKWLMKRDKDGFFVCEINNKPVGFIGCDCNWISNIEKRDVAEIHEIFVDPDYRGRGIGKLLMNKAIDYAKKRGKDLVELWVGVENKNAREFYKKLGFEEKEVVKEWLRMIKRL, from the coding sequence ATGAGGGTCAATTTAAAACTTAAATTAGACATTCCAAAAGAAGTTTGTAAAAGTTTAGAGGTTGATAACTATATTAAAGATGATATTACGATTAAATTACAATGTGAAAAAGAGCCAATATTATATGTTAAAACCCATTCTATCGGTTCTTTAAAGTCAATTTTAGATGATTTTTTCAGATGTTTAGATGTCAGTATGAAAACTTATTATTTAACAAAAAAAGATAAAGATGAAAAACTTGTAATAAGAAATGTAATTAAGGATGACTTAGATAGTTTTTTAAATTTATATTTTAAAGCATATAGAGGTTTTGATAAATACTATTACAAGACAAGAAGATGGGCTAAGTGGTATTTTAAGTGGTTAATGAAAAGAGATAAGGATGGATTTTTTGTCTGTGAAATTAACAATAAACCAGTTGGATTTATAGGTTGTGATTGTAATTGGATTAGTAATATAGAGAAAAGAGATGTTGCTGAAATACATGAAATATTTGTAGATCCAGATTATAGGGGTAGAGGAATAGGTAAATTGTTAATGAACAAGGCAATAGATTATGCTAAAAAAAGAGGAAAAGATTTAGTTGAACTATGGGTTGGGGTAGAAAATAAAAATGCAAGAGAATTTTACAAAAAATTAGGATTTGAAGAAAAAGAAGTGGTTAAAGAATGGCTAAGAATGATAAAAAGGCTATAA
- a CDS encoding proteasome assembly chaperone family protein, whose protein sequence is MVKIITRVIKEIEPLKNALLIEGLPGIGHVGRLAAEHLVHEFNGELFLELFCYDFPPQVLVRDDGTIEYMSAKFYAIREPKPMIVVLGNTQALSSIGQYHLAEEIVKIGIKYGANFVYTLGGFGVGKLCEEIKVYGATTSKELAEKLKEHGILFRTDGGGIVGAAGLMLMFADLNGIPGICLMGETPGYLIDPNAAKAVLEKFCKLENIEVDMTELEKRAKGMEQFIEKIKKFEEEMLKAAQAKPPSDEDLRYIG, encoded by the coding sequence ATGGTTAAGATTATTACAAGAGTTATAAAAGAGATTGAACCTCTAAAAAATGCTCTATTAATTGAAGGATTACCTGGAATTGGACACGTTGGTAGATTAGCGGCTGAGCATTTAGTTCATGAATTTAATGGAGAATTATTTTTAGAGTTGTTCTGTTATGATTTCCCTCCACAAGTTTTAGTTAGGGATGATGGAACAATTGAGTATATGAGTGCTAAATTTTATGCCATAAGAGAGCCAAAGCCAATGATAGTTGTTTTAGGTAATACTCAGGCATTATCCTCTATAGGACAGTATCATTTAGCAGAAGAAATCGTAAAAATTGGAATAAAGTATGGGGCAAATTTCGTTTATACATTAGGTGGTTTTGGTGTTGGAAAGTTATGTGAAGAAATTAAGGTTTATGGAGCCACAACATCAAAAGAACTTGCTGAAAAACTTAAAGAGCATGGAATTTTGTTCAGAACAGATGGAGGAGGGATTGTTGGAGCTGCTGGTTTAATGCTAATGTTTGCAGACTTAAATGGAATTCCCGGAATTTGCTTAATGGGAGAAACTCCTGGTTATTTAATTGATCCAAATGCGGCAAAGGCTGTTTTAGAAAAATTCTGCAAACTTGAAAATATAGAAGTTGATATGACAGAGTTAGAGAAAAGAGCTAAGGGTATGGAGCAGTTTATTGAAAAGATTAAAAAGTTTGAAGAAGAGATGTTAAAGGCAGCTCAAGCAAAACCACCAAGTGATGAAGATTTAAGATACATTGGATAA